One part of the Solanum dulcamara chromosome 8, daSolDulc1.2, whole genome shotgun sequence genome encodes these proteins:
- the LOC129900839 gene encoding uncharacterized protein LOC129900839 gives MDGLTRQIQGEVPWCMLFADDIVLIDETRSGVNAKLEDWRRTLESKGFKLSRTKTEYLECKFSETPQEVGAEVRLGDQAIQKRSSFKYLGSIMQDNGEIDEDVTHRIGAGWMKWRLASGLLCDKKVPPQLKGKFYKVVVRPAMLYGAECWPVKVSHVQKMKVTEMRMLRWMCGHTRSDRIRNEAIREKVGVASVEDKMRETRLRWFGHVKRRVPDAPVRRCERLAMGGFRRGRGRPKKYWGEVIRQDMAHLRLTEDMTLDRRVWRTHIRVEG, from the coding sequence atggatggattgacgcgacaaattcaaggtgaggtgccatggtgtatgctttttgcggacgacatagtcctcatcgatgagactcgtagcggagttaacgctaaactggaagattggagacgcaccttggagtctaaggggtttaagctgagtagaaccaagacagagtacctagagtgcaagttcagtgagacacctcaagaggttggcgcggaagttaggctcggggaccaagccatccaaaagagaagtagttttaagtaccttggttctatcatgcaagacaacggagagatcgacgaggatgtcacacaccgtattggggcaggatggatgaaatggaggcttgcctccgGTTTgttatgtgataagaaggtgccaccacaacttaagggcaagttctacaaagtggtcgttagaccagctatgttatatggggcggagtgttggccagttaaggtctcccacgtgcaaaagatgaaggtgaccgagatgagaatgttgagatggatgtgtgggcatactaggagtgacaggattagaaatgaggctattcgagaaaaggtaggagtggcctcggtggaagacaagatgcgggaaacgcgactgagatggtttggacatgtgaagaggagagtcccagatgcaccagtgcggagatgtgagaggctggccatgggtggtttcagaagaggtaggggtaggccgaagaaatattggggagaggtgatcagacaggacatggcgcatttacgacttaccgaggacatgaccctagataggagggtgtggaggacacacattagggtagaaggctag